A single genomic interval of Brevundimonas diminuta harbors:
- a CDS encoding ABC transporter ATP-binding protein, whose translation MPVIEIDGLTKTYKSGHQALKRIDLTINKGEIFALLGPNGAGKTTLISIVCGIVTPTTGTVVTDGHDIQSDFRAARTKIGLVPQELTTDAFETVLATVTFSRGLFGKAPNPAFIEGVLKDLSLWDKRDAKIMTLSGGMKRRVMIAKALSHEPDILFLDEPTAGVDVELRRDMWAMVRKLRERGVTIILTTHYIEEAEEMADRVGVILKGELILVEEKSALMKKLGKKTLTLNLIEPLGALPAELSDWDLTLKNEGGELEYSFDANADDTGVPSLIRRLEALNIGFKDLNTRQSSLEDIFVSLVHQNGAAA comes from the coding sequence ATGCCCGTAATCGAGATCGACGGCCTGACCAAGACCTACAAGTCGGGGCATCAGGCGCTGAAGCGCATCGACCTGACGATCAACAAGGGCGAGATTTTCGCCCTGCTGGGTCCAAACGGCGCGGGCAAGACCACGCTGATCTCCATCGTTTGCGGCATCGTCACGCCCACGACCGGGACGGTGGTCACCGACGGCCATGACATCCAGTCCGATTTCCGCGCCGCCCGCACCAAGATCGGTCTGGTGCCGCAGGAGCTGACCACCGACGCCTTCGAGACCGTGCTGGCCACCGTCACCTTCAGTCGGGGCCTGTTCGGCAAGGCGCCGAACCCCGCCTTCATCGAGGGCGTGCTGAAGGACCTGTCGCTGTGGGACAAGCGCGACGCCAAGATCATGACCCTGTCGGGCGGGATGAAGCGGCGGGTGATGATCGCCAAGGCCCTGAGCCACGAGCCGGACATCCTGTTCCTGGACGAGCCGACCGCCGGGGTCGATGTCGAGTTGCGCCGCGACATGTGGGCCATGGTCAGAAAGCTGCGCGAGCGCGGCGTCACCATCATCCTGACGACCCACTACATCGAGGAGGCCGAGGAAATGGCCGACCGGGTGGGCGTGATCCTGAAGGGCGAACTGATCCTGGTCGAGGAAAAGTCGGCCCTGATGAAGAAGCTGGGCAAGAAGACCCTGACGCTGAACCTGATCGAACCGCTGGGCGCCCTGCCCGCCGAACTGTCCGACTGGGATCTGACGCTGAAGAACGAGGGCGGCGAACTGGAATACAGCTTCGACGCCAACGCCGACGACACGGGCGTGCCGTCGCTGATCCGCCGGCTTGAGGCGCTGAACATCGGCTTCAAGGACCTGAACACCCGCCAGAGCTCGCTGGAAGACATCTTCGTCAGCCTGGTCCACCAGAACGGAGCCGCGGCATGA
- the ccmI gene encoding c-type cytochrome biogenesis protein CcmI: MIVFWIMTGLAAALAALLVLTGARRGADPAAGAETQAGSREIEELDRLKARGLLDEAAYAGARAEAGRRLLAVSATTTPVAGARDRFWVLGGIGVTVAAALGLYVFTGSPGLPDQAYERRVDDWAANLDRLEPAQLAAVTARVVQERPKDRQALAMLGAARFAAGDPLGAASAFRRLIALDPRDAQAWARLGESLVVANDNQIGGDAEAAFREALKLDPDQLGARFFLGEAALRRGDEASARTLWTPLIAALDPADPRRLDLERRLPKGGAQ, translated from the coding sequence ATGATCGTCTTCTGGATAATGACGGGACTGGCGGCGGCCCTGGCCGCCCTGCTGGTGCTGACCGGCGCGCGACGCGGCGCGGACCCGGCGGCCGGCGCCGAAACCCAGGCCGGCTCGCGCGAGATCGAGGAACTGGATCGGCTGAAGGCGCGCGGCCTGCTGGACGAGGCGGCCTATGCGGGCGCGCGCGCCGAGGCGGGGCGGCGGCTTCTTGCGGTTTCTGCGACCACGACCCCGGTGGCCGGCGCCCGCGATCGGTTCTGGGTGCTGGGCGGAATCGGCGTGACCGTCGCGGCCGCCCTGGGCCTCTATGTTTTCACCGGCTCGCCCGGCCTGCCGGATCAGGCCTATGAGCGGCGCGTCGACGACTGGGCGGCCAATCTGGATCGGCTGGAGCCGGCGCAACTGGCGGCGGTGACCGCGCGGGTCGTTCAGGAGCGGCCCAAGGATCGGCAGGCGCTGGCCATGCTGGGCGCGGCCCGGTTCGCCGCCGGCGATCCGCTGGGCGCCGCCTCCGCCTTTCGCCGTCTGATCGCCCTGGACCCCCGTGACGCCCAGGCCTGGGCGCGGCTGGGCGAAAGCCTGGTCGTCGCCAACGACAACCAGATCGGCGGCGATGCCGAGGCCGCGTTCCGCGAGGCCTTGAAACTGGACCCCGACCAGCTCGGCGCGCGCTTCTTCCTGGGCGAAGCGGCGTTGCGGCGTGGCGACGAAGCCTCGGCCCGCACCCTGTGGACGCCTCTGATCGCCGCGCTCGACCCGGCCGATCCGCGCCGTCTGGATTTGGAACGCCGACTGCCAAAGGGCGGCGCGCAATGA
- the ccmE gene encoding cytochrome c maturation protein CcmE yields the protein MSWLPKSPKARRRLWVVAAVAPILALAVGLSLWAMQDSVTFFYSPSEATADKAPEGRNIRLGGLVEAGSVQKTSDGVVAFVVTDNAATTRVVYHGDLPDLFREGQGIVAQGAFGADRTFHASQVLAKHDENYMPREVADRLKEKGEWRPDGPEARSSRPQADSAPTRL from the coding sequence ATGAGCTGGCTGCCCAAATCGCCGAAGGCGCGTCGCCGCCTGTGGGTCGTCGCCGCCGTGGCGCCGATCCTGGCGCTGGCGGTCGGCCTGTCGTTATGGGCGATGCAGGACAGCGTGACCTTCTTCTATTCGCCGTCCGAGGCCACCGCCGACAAGGCGCCGGAGGGCCGCAACATCCGCCTGGGCGGTCTGGTCGAGGCCGGCAGCGTGCAAAAGACCAGCGACGGCGTGGTCGCCTTCGTCGTCACTGACAACGCCGCCACGACCCGCGTCGTCTATCACGGCGACCTGCCCGACCTGTTCCGTGAGGGGCAGGGGATCGTGGCGCAAGGGGCCTTCGGCGCCGACCGCACCTTCCACGCCAGCCAGGTCCTGGCCAAGCACGACGAGAACTATATGCCGCGCGAGGTCGCCGACCGTCTGAAGGAAAAGGGCGAGTGGCGGCCGGACGGTCCCGAAGCGCGCTCAAGCAGGCCGCAGGCCGATAGCGCACCGACGCGCTTATGA
- a CDS encoding heme lyase CcmF/NrfE family subunit, producing the protein MIAELGAFALALALALSILQTGLSAAGRARRSPVLAGAAQGAALAVAAAVALSFAALIYAFVVSDFSVSNVAANSHTDKPMLYKVAGAWGSHEGSLLLWCLVLTVFGGALARARGLPFGLKASAVAVQGALGSLFLAFAVFTSSPFTRLDPAPFQGASLNPLLQDPALAVHPPLLYAGYVGFSVCFSLAVAALIEGRAQTAFWPAWGRWVRPWALASWAFLTVGITLGSFWAYYELGWGGWWFWDPVENASFMPWLAGAALLHSAVVTERRGALAGWTVFLALLAFTFSMLGAFLVRSGVLTSVHAFAVDPQRGLMLLAILGVTAGAAFALFAWRAPQLKGGGLFAPVSREGALVLNNLFLTAAAATVLLGTLYPLILEAASGATISVGPPYFAATFTPLMMVAFLILPAGPLLAWKRGDLPGAMQRLAVAAGLAIIGALAAYALWEPKKAFAAAGVGLGLWLILGSLSEVAERTRLFRASIAETLRRLKGLPLGAWGMTLAHLGLGVFILGAVVETGFKAEAARAVSLGQSVSAGPWIVTLDDVRVVEGPNYLAEQGRLTVRATNDQGRASTVTAERRFFPAGGQTTTEVGLDFRGLDDVYVVIGERAGRPEQPAWVVRLYWNPWARLIFLGPMIMALGGVLSLLDRRLRLGIGARRRKTA; encoded by the coding sequence ATGATCGCCGAGCTTGGGGCCTTCGCCCTGGCGCTGGCGCTGGCGCTGTCGATCCTGCAGACGGGGCTTTCGGCGGCCGGGCGCGCGCGTCGCAGCCCGGTCCTGGCCGGGGCCGCCCAAGGCGCGGCCTTGGCGGTGGCGGCGGCGGTTGCGCTCAGTTTCGCAGCCCTGATCTACGCCTTTGTGGTGTCGGACTTTTCGGTCTCAAACGTCGCGGCCAACAGCCACACCGACAAGCCGATGCTCTACAAGGTCGCCGGCGCCTGGGGCAGCCACGAGGGCTCGCTCTTGTTGTGGTGTCTGGTGCTGACCGTCTTCGGCGGGGCGCTTGCGCGGGCGCGCGGCCTGCCGTTCGGGCTGAAGGCCTCAGCCGTGGCGGTGCAGGGTGCGCTGGGGTCGCTGTTCCTGGCCTTCGCCGTCTTCACCTCCAGCCCCTTCACCCGCCTGGACCCCGCGCCGTTCCAGGGCGCGTCGCTGAACCCGCTGTTGCAGGACCCGGCCTTGGCCGTGCATCCGCCGCTGCTCTACGCCGGCTATGTCGGGTTTTCGGTCTGCTTCTCCCTGGCCGTCGCGGCGCTGATCGAGGGACGGGCGCAGACCGCCTTCTGGCCCGCCTGGGGACGCTGGGTCCGACCCTGGGCGCTGGCCAGCTGGGCCTTCCTGACCGTCGGCATCACCCTGGGCTCCTTCTGGGCCTATTATGAGCTGGGCTGGGGCGGCTGGTGGTTCTGGGACCCGGTCGAAAACGCCTCCTTCATGCCCTGGCTTGCGGGCGCGGCCCTGTTGCACAGCGCGGTCGTGACCGAGCGGCGCGGGGCGCTGGCGGGCTGGACCGTGTTTCTGGCCCTGCTGGCCTTCACCTTTTCGATGCTGGGTGCCTTTCTGGTGCGCTCGGGCGTGCTGACATCCGTCCACGCCTTCGCCGTCGATCCTCAGCGTGGGCTGATGCTTCTGGCCATTCTCGGCGTGACGGCCGGCGCCGCCTTCGCCCTGTTCGCCTGGCGCGCGCCCCAGCTGAAGGGCGGCGGCCTGTTTGCGCCGGTCAGCCGCGAGGGGGCGCTGGTGCTGAACAATCTGTTCCTGACGGCGGCGGCCGCGACCGTGCTGTTGGGCACCCTCTATCCGCTGATCCTGGAAGCGGCGTCCGGCGCGACCATCTCGGTCGGCCCGCCCTATTTCGCCGCCACCTTCACCCCCCTGATGATGGTCGCCTTCCTGATCCTGCCGGCCGGCCCGCTGCTGGCCTGGAAGCGGGGCGACCTGCCCGGCGCGATGCAGCGCCTGGCGGTCGCGGCGGGTCTGGCGATCATCGGCGCGCTGGCTGCCTATGCCCTATGGGAGCCGAAAAAGGCGTTCGCCGCCGCCGGCGTCGGCCTGGGTCTGTGGTTGATCCTGGGATCGCTGTCCGAGGTCGCGGAGCGCACGCGCCTGTTCCGCGCCTCGATAGCCGAGACGCTGCGCCGGCTGAAAGGGCTGCCGCTGGGCGCCTGGGGCATGACCCTGGCGCATCTGGGGCTGGGCGTCTTCATCCTGGGGGCGGTGGTCGAGACGGGTTTCAAGGCCGAGGCCGCCCGCGCCGTCTCGCTGGGTCAGAGCGTGTCCGCCGGCCCGTGGATCGTCACGCTTGACGACGTGCGCGTCGTTGAGGGGCCGAACTATCTGGCCGAGCAGGGCCGACTGACCGTGCGCGCCACGAACGATCAGGGCCGCGCCAGCACCGTCACGGCCGAGCGCCGCTTCTTCCCCGCCGGCGGCCAGACCACCACCGAGGTCGGCCTCGATTTCCGGGGCCTGGACGACGTCTATGTCGTGATCGGCGAACGCGCGGGCCGTCCCGAACAGCCGGCCTGGGTCGTGCGTCTCTATTGGAACCCCTGGGCGCGACTGATCTTCCTGGGGCCGATGATCATGGCTTTGGGCGGGGTGCTGTCGCTGCTGGATCGTCGTCTCAGGCTCGGGATCGGCGCGCGCCGACGCAAGACCGCATGA
- a CDS encoding cytochrome c-type biogenesis protein: MRRLAILLAAPVLALMLTAAEPPAAPDRPLADATQEARAQALFKDVRCVVCQHEAIADSPAGVAGDMRRLIREEIAAGASDQAVRDDLVRRFGDYVLFTPPVRAGTWLLWFGPFALLLLAVAVLALRARRRPIEAVPLTPEEERRLDEVLRNEKLRRDPDATSPHDGR; this comes from the coding sequence ATGAGGCGCCTGGCGATCCTGTTGGCCGCGCCAGTCCTGGCGCTGATGCTGACGGCGGCCGAACCGCCCGCCGCACCCGACCGCCCCTTGGCCGATGCGACCCAGGAGGCCCGCGCCCAGGCCCTGTTCAAGGATGTTCGCTGCGTCGTCTGCCAGCACGAGGCCATCGCCGACAGCCCGGCGGGCGTTGCCGGCGACATGCGCCGCCTGATCCGCGAGGAGATCGCGGCCGGGGCCTCGGATCAGGCCGTGCGTGACGATCTGGTGCGGCGCTTCGGCGACTATGTGCTGTTCACCCCGCCGGTTCGGGCGGGGACCTGGCTGCTGTGGTTCGGCCCGTTCGCTCTGTTGCTGCTGGCCGTCGCCGTTCTGGCCTTGCGCGCACGCCGTCGTCCGATCGAGGCCGTTCCCCTGACGCCCGAAGAAGAACGCCGACTGGACGAAGTTCTACGAAATGAGAAGCTTCGCCGCGATCCTGACGCAACCTCGCCTCACGACGGGCGCTAG
- a CDS encoding Do family serine endopeptidase, with amino-acid sequence MLKRKEFILGAAAGLTLAAAATAGGVITWPGAHAEPQAVNRITPVPANGDAFTPPPGAPSSFATIFDQVSPAVVQIDVTVKVDQPQGGAFQIPGLPFQFVPPQGRGGQGNDEPQTTQGAGSGFFISQDGFIVTNNHVVADATEIKVKMSDGRELPARLIGRDPGTDLAVIKVEGNDFKYVSFEETAEPRVGDWVIAIGNPFGLGGTATAGIVSAKARDIDPSGYNDYIQIDAAINRGNSGGPTFDIHGRVIGVNSAIYSPTGGSVGIGFAIPADTAKTITERLMRGQSIERGYVGLGLRTLSPDGWEALGQPKDFKGALIESVTEDGPASRAGVQIGDLLVGVNGQAVANSQEATRRVGAAKPGDTIRLEVIRDGRRQTLNVRSGTRPSEEELAASEEGGSANPGQSQPGQGDTIEGLAVTAITPAARSRFSLPASVNGVVITNVEQGSAAARLGFQPGFVITRANDRNITSAADLRAAVAAAKQAGRPSILLFVRTPQGTSPVPLKFAAGE; translated from the coding sequence ATGCTGAAGCGCAAGGAGTTCATTCTCGGGGCCGCGGCCGGCCTGACCCTGGCGGCGGCGGCGACCGCCGGCGGCGTCATCACCTGGCCCGGCGCGCACGCGGAACCGCAGGCGGTGAACCGGATCACCCCGGTCCCGGCCAACGGCGACGCCTTCACGCCCCCGCCGGGCGCGCCCAGCAGCTTCGCGACCATCTTCGACCAGGTCTCGCCCGCCGTCGTTCAGATCGACGTGACGGTCAAGGTGGACCAGCCCCAGGGCGGCGCCTTCCAGATTCCCGGCCTGCCGTTCCAGTTCGTGCCGCCGCAAGGCCGCGGCGGTCAGGGCAATGATGAACCGCAGACGACCCAGGGCGCCGGCTCGGGCTTCTTCATCTCGCAGGACGGCTTCATCGTCACCAACAATCACGTCGTCGCCGACGCGACCGAGATCAAGGTCAAGATGTCGGACGGCCGCGAACTGCCGGCCCGCCTGATCGGCCGCGATCCCGGCACCGACCTGGCGGTGATCAAGGTCGAGGGCAACGACTTCAAATACGTGAGCTTCGAAGAAACGGCCGAGCCGCGCGTGGGCGACTGGGTCATCGCCATCGGCAACCCCTTCGGCCTGGGCGGCACCGCCACGGCGGGCATCGTTTCGGCCAAGGCCCGCGACATCGATCCGTCGGGCTACAACGACTACATCCAGATCGACGCCGCCATCAACCGGGGCAACTCGGGCGGCCCGACCTTCGACATCCACGGCCGCGTCATCGGCGTGAACTCGGCCATCTATTCGCCCACCGGCGGCTCGGTCGGCATCGGCTTCGCCATTCCGGCGGACACCGCCAAGACGATCACCGAACGCCTGATGCGCGGTCAGTCGATCGAGCGCGGCTATGTGGGCCTGGGTCTGCGCACCCTCAGCCCCGACGGTTGGGAAGCTCTGGGCCAGCCCAAGGACTTCAAGGGCGCTCTGATCGAAAGCGTGACTGAGGACGGCCCCGCCTCGCGCGCCGGCGTCCAGATCGGCGACCTTCTGGTCGGCGTGAACGGCCAGGCGGTGGCGAACAGCCAGGAAGCCACCCGTCGGGTCGGCGCGGCCAAGCCGGGCGACACCATTCGCCTGGAAGTGATCCGCGACGGTCGTCGCCAGACCCTGAACGTGCGCTCGGGAACCCGTCCTTCGGAAGAGGAGCTTGCCGCTTCGGAAGAGGGCGGAAGCGCCAATCCGGGACAGAGCCAGCCTGGACAGGGCGATACGATCGAAGGACTCGCCGTCACCGCGATCACGCCGGCCGCGCGTTCGCGGTTCAGCCTGCCGGCCAGCGTCAACGGCGTCGTGATCACCAACGTCGAACAGGGTTCGGCTGCGGCGCGCCTCGGCTTCCAGCCGGGCTTCGTCATCACTCGCGCCAATGATCGCAACATCACGTCCGCCGCCGATCTGCGCGCGGCTGTGGCGGCGGCCAAACAGGCGGGTCGCCCCAGCATCCTGCTGTTCGTGCGCACGCCTCAGGGCACCAGCCCGGTGCCGTTGAAGTTCGCTGCCGGCGAATGA
- a CDS encoding response regulator transcription factor — MRILVVEDDAEAATAMVRGLSEAGHEVTHAVDGAFGLLESQKGGYDVYVVDRMMPRLDGVGMVETVRKGGDQTPVLFLSALGEVEDRVTGLKAGADDYLVKPYAFAELIARVEALARRRETGGVQTVLKVGDLEMNLIGRTVHRGTTEIDLQPREFQLLEFLMRHAGQSVTRTMLLEKVWEYHFDPQTNVIDVHISRLRSKIDKGFDRAMLQTVRGAGYRLEA; from the coding sequence ATGCGGATTCTGGTGGTCGAGGATGACGCCGAGGCGGCGACCGCCATGGTGCGGGGCCTGTCCGAAGCCGGACATGAGGTCACCCATGCCGTGGACGGCGCCTTTGGTCTGCTGGAGTCGCAAAAGGGCGGCTACGACGTCTATGTGGTGGACCGCATGATGCCGCGCCTGGATGGCGTCGGCATGGTCGAGACGGTGCGCAAGGGCGGCGATCAGACGCCGGTCCTGTTCCTGTCGGCCCTGGGCGAGGTCGAGGACCGGGTCACGGGCCTGAAGGCTGGCGCCGACGACTATCTGGTCAAGCCCTACGCCTTCGCCGAACTGATCGCGCGCGTCGAGGCCCTGGCCCGCCGGCGCGAGACCGGCGGCGTCCAGACCGTGCTCAAGGTCGGAGACCTGGAAATGAACCTGATCGGCCGCACCGTACATCGCGGCACGACCGAGATCGATCTCCAGCCGCGCGAGTTCCAGCTGCTGGAGTTCCTGATGCGCCACGCCGGCCAGTCGGTGACGCGCACCATGCTTCTGGAAAAGGTCTGGGAATACCATTTCGACCCCCAGACCAACGTCATCGACGTCCACATCAGCCGCCTGCGCTCCAAGATCGACAAGGGCTTCGACCGCGCCATGCTGCAGACCGTGCGCGGGGCAGGGTATCGGTTGGAGGCGTGA
- a CDS encoding sensor histidine kinase has translation MKIPSILRRTPFRLTLLFLALFILASSAILAYVYLASASEAKSRATEDVKIEFDAIFSIYKTRGIDALNAGMIERSIRGGPYLYLLTNQRGEIVTGNLSVMPFEPNEVSRRGSLQWDTFLLTTTDKDGHVENRRSLGVLTRLSSGEFLLVGEDIGTIDEYLSRLTQALWGAMALVMLLGLAGGLYISRRVENAMAGLSRVVQSVQDGDLKVRAPVRHTGDELDELGQGLNTMLDRLEASMSSIRHAGDAIAHDLRSPLTRMRAKLEVALIDAEAGKIDGVDALGIALDEADHLLKTFNTVLAIARLQAGGAPDPKVMDASDLAADMAELYEPAAEDKDIDFSSEVEKGLMIEGNQPFLAQALANLIDNAIKYTPAGGAVKLRARRRSSGEIEYSVTDTGPGVPEEDRERVVQRFVRLDNSRTEPGSGLGLSLVTAVAEAHGGRVVLDEGPGAYGDFGPGLRVALVLPPASATG, from the coding sequence ATGAAAATTCCCTCTATACTGCGGCGAACGCCATTTCGTCTTACTTTGCTTTTTCTAGCATTGTTTATTTTGGCTTCAAGCGCCATTCTCGCTTATGTGTATTTGGCTTCTGCATCAGAAGCGAAATCGCGCGCAACTGAAGACGTCAAAATCGAATTTGATGCAATTTTTTCCATCTATAAGACGCGTGGTATTGATGCGTTGAATGCTGGGATGATTGAACGCAGCATAAGAGGTGGTCCTTATCTTTACCTTCTTACAAATCAGAGAGGTGAGATCGTCACTGGAAATTTGTCTGTTATGCCGTTTGAGCCAAATGAAGTTTCCAGACGTGGTTCTTTGCAATGGGATACATTCTTATTAACGACCACGGATAAAGACGGTCATGTTGAAAATCGTCGATCATTAGGCGTGTTGACCCGACTAAGCAGCGGTGAGTTTTTGCTAGTTGGGGAAGATATTGGGACTATTGACGAATACCTCTCTCGCCTGACCCAGGCCCTGTGGGGCGCCATGGCTCTGGTCATGTTGCTGGGCCTGGCGGGCGGTCTCTACATCAGCCGGCGGGTCGAAAACGCCATGGCCGGGCTGAGCCGGGTCGTTCAGTCGGTGCAGGACGGCGACCTCAAGGTCCGTGCGCCCGTGCGTCACACCGGTGACGAACTGGACGAGCTGGGTCAGGGGCTGAACACCATGCTGGATCGGCTGGAGGCGTCCATGTCCTCGATCCGCCACGCTGGCGACGCGATCGCCCACGACCTTCGCTCACCCCTGACCCGGATGCGGGCCAAGCTGGAGGTGGCCCTGATCGATGCCGAAGCCGGCAAGATCGACGGGGTCGACGCCTTGGGCATCGCCCTGGACGAGGCCGACCATCTGCTGAAGACCTTCAACACCGTCCTGGCCATCGCGAGGCTTCAGGCGGGCGGGGCGCCTGATCCCAAGGTCATGGACGCCTCGGACCTGGCCGCCGACATGGCCGAGCTTTACGAACCGGCGGCCGAGGACAAGGACATCGACTTCTCGTCCGAGGTCGAAAAGGGGCTGATGATCGAAGGCAACCAGCCCTTCCTGGCCCAGGCCTTGGCCAACCTGATCGACAACGCCATCAAATACACCCCCGCCGGCGGGGCGGTGAAGCTGCGCGCGCGCCGCCGCTCGTCGGGCGAGATCGAATATTCCGTCACCGACACCGGACCAGGCGTGCCCGAGGAGGACCGCGAGCGGGTGGTCCAGCGGTTCGTGCGCCTAGACAACAGCCGCACCGAACCCGGCTCGGGCCTGGGGCTTTCACTGGTGACGGCGGTGGCGGAGGCCCACGGCGGACGGGTCGTGCTGGACGAAGGCCCCGGCGCCTACGGCGACTTCGGACCGGGGTTGCGGGTGGCGTTAGTGCTGCCGCCGGCTTCCGCAACAGGCTGA